In Brassica rapa cultivar Chiifu-401-42 chromosome A06, CAAS_Brap_v3.01, whole genome shotgun sequence, a single window of DNA contains:
- the LOC103873176 gene encoding uncharacterized protein LOC103873176 isoform X2: protein MISDSITNASASAAPSARDMGKKKRTNRAAKLKQSKLGLRREQWLSQGDKEETVPNRKTVVQRDLPVEKLNEQRGEGEAHHHESFIESLSNSPNSTLSGINSIPNFCSGSSSGSGGSCSGNITEEEDAADDDGCLDDWEAFADALAADDEKHEKKKENPPEEHVSVKQSASLRDSVSGSNVAVRDVKPSRKQKSNQAWRADDKLRPQGLPNLGKQRSFPVMNLHFSSAAVPSSCPICYEDLDLTDSNFLPCPCGFRLCLFCHKTICDGDGRCPGCRKPYEKNTIKVETSVQNGGLTIRLARSSSMFCRS, encoded by the exons ATGATTTCTGATTCGATCACCAACGCATCTGCTTCTGCAGCCCCAAGCGCGAGGGACATGGGGAAGAAGAAAAGG ACCAACAGGGCGGCCAAATTGAAACAGAGCAAGCTAGGTCTCCGCCGTGAGCAATGGCTTTCTCAAG GGGATAAGGAGGAGACGGTTCCCAATCGGAAAACCGTTGTTCAGAGAGATCTTCCCGTTGAGAAGTTAAATGAGCAGCGTGGAGAAGGAGAAGCACATCATCACGAGAGCTTTATAGAGTCGCTTTCGAACAGCCCCAACAGTACCCTGAGTGGTATAAACTCAATCCCCAATTTCTGCAGCGGCAGTAGCAGTGGGAGTGGTGGCTCTTGCTCTGGTAATATAACAGAGGAAGAGGATGCTGCTGATGATGACGGTTGTTTGGATGACTGGGAGGCTTTTGCTGATGCTTTAGCAGCTGATGATGAAAAgcatgagaagaagaaggagaatcCTCCTGAAGAGCATGTGAGTGTCAAGCAATCAGCTTCTCTTAGGGATTCAGTCAGTGGATCTAATGTGGCTGTAAGGGATGTGAAGCCGTCAAGGAAGCAAAAGAGCAACCAGGCGTGGAGGGCAGACGATAAGCTCCGTCCCCAGGGTCTCCCTAATTTGGGAAAGCAGCGTAGCTTTCCGGTCATGAACTTGCATTTTAGTTCTGCGGCGGTGCCATCTTCATGCCCCATTTGCTACGAAGATCTGGACTTGACAGATTCTAATTTCTTGCCGTGCCCTTGTGGATTCCGGCTCTGTCTTTTCTGCCACAAGACGATCTGCGACGGAGATGGGCGTTGTCCAGGTTGCAGGAAGCCATATGAAAAGAACACAATCAAGGTTGAGACCAGTGTTCAAAATGGTGGTCTGACTATTCGGCTTGCTCGTTCCTCTAGCATGTTTTGCAGGTCATGA
- the LOC103873174 gene encoding two-component response regulator ARR5 yields MAEVMRSETLNISNNTSSLASPELLHVLAVDDSIVDRKFIERLLRVSSCKVTVVDSATRALQYLGLDGDNNSVGFEDLKINLIMTDYSMPGMTGYELLKKIKESSAFREIPVVIMSSENILPRIDRCLEEGAEDFLLKPVKLADVKRLRDSLLKAEERVFKNIMHKRELEANDIFSQLKRAKI; encoded by the exons ATGGCGGAGGTTATGCGTTCTGAGACGTTAAACATATCCAACAACACTTCTTCCTTAGCATCGCCGGAGCTTCTTCATGTTCTCGCCGTTGACGATAGCATCGTCGATCGGAAGTTCATCGAACGGCTACTCAGAGTCTCTTCGTGTAAAG TTACTGTTGTCGATAGCGCGACAAGAGCTTTGCAATACCTTGGATTAGATGGAGACAACAACTCGGTTGGATTTGAG GATCTCAAGATTAATCTGATAATGACGGATTACTCTATGCCTGGGATGACTGGATATGAACTACTCAAGAAGATCAAA GAATCATCAGCTTTCAGAGAAATTCCAGTTGTCATTATGTCCTCAGAGAACATCTTGCCTCGTATTGATAG ATGTCTTGAAGAAGGTGCTGAAGATTTCTTACTGAAGCCTGTGAAATTGGCTGATGTGAAAAGATTAAGAGATTCTTTGCTGAAAGCTGAGGAAAGAGTTTTCAAGAACATTATGCACAAAAGAGAGCTAGAAGCTAATGATATCTTCTCACAGCTAAAACGCGCAAAGATCTga
- the LOC103873175 gene encoding protein EDS1B, which translates to MICFEENFCETPVMSERTDRTITLENHPRRRLIFVNVKSPIIKEEERPRQREKSQSMALEAFAGISNDLITRACMASTRAYNTDHFHKEEERETVFVAVRPSFLEKDWFAPENKSPFGETNMKRAQFPCMRSIGNDVDATVNESFLENFQVLTSPTTSFCDYVKTVVDSRQSQRIVFTGHSTGGATAILATVWYLETYFKKPRGGFPLPEPLCVTFGAPLVGDYVFKHALGRENWSRFFVNFVTRFDIVPRIMLAGKASTKQALPHVLSQLDPRVAIQENDQSIPGFYTTVMKETATVAHQAVCELIGYGDAFLETFSSFLDLSPYRPAGIFVFSTGTGLVSVSNSDAILQILFYASQSSNQDELSLVPFQSIKDHRSYEEMVHSMAMKPLNHLDLHHLPLDGDPILRDLGLSTRARQCVCAAFEAEKQRVDNQTKIYNKLPKIVEKLTWIEDEYKPRCKTHKNGYYDSFKYSNEEKDFKANVSRAELAGLFDEVLGLVKKGLLPDGFEGHREWIELSTRYRRLIEPLDISNYHRHLKNEDTGPYMRKGRPNRYKHAQRGYEHELLKAGKSAEEIKESGCGSCFWADVEELKGKAYESVEVKRFEKLVEGWIANREIDDEQIFLEGSTFRKWWHSLPEEHKRSSLLRERMAETRST; encoded by the exons atgatttgttttgaagaaaatttCTGCGAAACTCCAGTCATGTCGGAACGTACAGACAGAACTATTACTTTAGAGAACCATCCACGTAGACGGCTAATATTCGTGAACGTAAAGTCTCCAATCATAAA agaagaagaaagaccaAGACAAAGAGAGAAAAGTCAATCAATGGCGTTAGAAGCTTTTGCCGGAATCAGTAACGATCTAATCACCAGAGCATGTATGGCATCGACCAGAGCTTACAACACCGACCACTttcacaaagaagaagaaagggaaaCCGTCTTTGTCGCTGTCAGACCATCTTTCTTGGAGAAAGATTGGTTTGCTCCGGAGAATAAGTCTCCCTTTGGAGAAACCAATATGAAGCGTGCTCAATTCCCTTGTATGAGGAGCATCGGCAACGACGTTGACGCCACTGTTAACGAATCTTTCCTTGAGAATTTTCAAGTTCTCACTTCTCCAACAACCTCATTTTGTGATTAT GTCAAAACGGTTGTGGACAGCCGACAAAGTCAACGGATAGTGTTCACAGGACATTCCACAGGAGGTGCTACTGCAATCTTAGCAACAGTTTGGTATTTGGAGACATATTTCAAGAAGCCACGTGGTGGCTTCCCTCTCCCCGAGCCTCTTTGTGTGACATTTGGAGCTCCTTTGGTCGGTGACTACGTCTTCAAGCACGCCCTTGGGAGAGAGAACTGGAGCCGGTTCTTCGTCAACTTCGTCACAAGATTCGATATTGTCCCTCGGATAATGCTTGCTGGAAAAGCATCAACAAAGCAAGCTCTGCCTCACGTTCTTTCCCAGTTGGATCCTAGAGTTGCTATCCAAGAAAACGACCAGAGCATTCCAGGGTTCTACACAACGGTGATGAAAGAGACAGCAACTGTTGCTCACCAAGCTGTCTGTGAACTGATTGGATATGGAGATGCGTTTCTGGAAACTTTTTCCAGCTTCCTTGACCTGAGTCCTTACAGACCAGCAGGCATTTTTGTATTCTCTACAGGGACAGGATTGGTCTCAGTGAGCAACTCAGACGCCATTCTTCAGATTCTGTTTTACGCTTCTCAGTCCAGCAACCAGGACGAGCTGTCTTTAGTTCCATTTCAAAGCATAAAAGATCATCGTAGCTATGAAGAAATGGTACATTCAATGGCCATGAAACCGTTGAACCATCTGGATTTGCATCACTTGCCTTTAGATGGAGATCCTATCCTCCGTGACCTCGGACTG AGCACAAGAGCGAGACAATGCGTCTGTGCTGCATTTGAGGCAGAGAAGCAACGAGTTGATAACCAGACCAAGATCTACAACAAACTGCCAAAAATAGTAGAGAAGCTGACGTGGATAGAGGATGAATACAAGCCGAGGTGTAAAACTCATAAAAACGGGTACTATGATTCCTTCAAGTATTCGAATGAGGAGAAAGACTTCAAAGCCAACGTCAGTAGAGCTGAGTTAGCTGGTCTTTTTGACGAGGTGCTCGGTTTAGTGAAGAAAGGTctacttcctgatggatttGAAGGTCACAGAGAGTGGATCGAGTTATCAACTCGCTACCGCAGATTAATCGAACCACTTGATATTTCAAACTACCACAGACACTTAAAGAATGAAGACACTGGGCCTTATATGCGTAAAGGAAGACCAAACCGATACAAACACGCTCAGAGAGGGTACGAGCATGAACTATTGAAGGCGGGAAAGAGTGCAGAGGAGATAAAGGAATCTGGTTGCGGATCTTGCTTTTGGGCTGACGTTGAAGAACTCAAGGGAAAAGCATATGAAAGTGTTGAGGTTAAAAGGTTTGAAAAGTTAGTTGAAGGGTGGATCGCAAACAGGGAGATAGATGATGAGCAAATATTTCTGGAGGGTTCAACATTTAGAAAGTGGTGGCATTCACTTCCTGAGGAACACAAACGCTCTTCTCTGCTGCGAGAACGTATGGCTGAAACAAGATCCACTTGA
- the LOC103873170 gene encoding U1 small nuclear ribonucleoprotein 70 kDa isoform X2, which yields MEEEKAAAYYDELTRKGEGAARFKQGLGFSSGNDAVPERASAIASSSSFLNQFVKASSNPKPTENDSDIRSIRDKLKKEKNKPEDQHSEKSSSDRRRYRSRERDERDRRRSRSAERRSGYGDRERRRRRSRSRSSSPRRERRRREDAKEKKKIDYSRLIKGYDDMSAAEKVKAKMKLQLDETAEKDTSKGAGWERFDFDKDAPLDDEEVEEGTDDDAALVKRMAQSFRFNAIESRREEQLKDAHDEAMFGAPTGQTLIGNNEDDVTETTNVKDIEGENNSGAVSLVSEKVLAKQQGSWRDRARKS from the exons ATGGAAGAGGAGAAAGCGGCGGCGTACTACGACGAGCTCACGCGCAAAGGCGAAGGAGCAGCTCGTTTCAAGCAAGGCCTCGGCTTTTCCTCCGGGAACGACGCGGTTCCGGAGAGAGCATCAGCGATCGCATCCTCCTCTTCGTTTCTCAACCAGTTCGTCAAAGCTTCTTCCAACCCTAAACCCACCGAGAACGATTCCGATATCCGATCTATTCGAGATAagttgaagaaggagaagaataaACCTGAAGATCAGCATTCCGAGAAGAGCTCGAGCGATCGGCGTCGTTATCGGAGTAGAGAGAGGGATGAGAGAGATAGAAGGAGAAGCAGGAGTGCAGAGAGACGTAGTGGGTATGGGGACAGAGAGAGACGGAGGCGTAGGAGCCGGAGTAGGAGTTCGTCGCCGAGGAGGGAACGAAGGAGGAGAGAAGATgccaaggagaagaagaagattgattACTCACGCTTAATCAAAGGCTACGATGATATG TCAGCTGCTGAAAAGGTGAAGGCCAAGATGAAGCTCCAGCTTGATGAAACTG CTGAGAAAGATACCAGTAAGGGTGCAGGATGGGAACGATTTGATTTTGACAAAGATGCTCCACTTGATGATGAGGAAGTTGAAGAAG GTACCGATGATGACGCTGCCTTAGTGAAACGCATGGCACAGAGCTTTAGGTTTAACGCCATCGAG TCGAGAAGGGAAGAGCAACTTAAAGATGCCCACGATGAAGCCATGTTTGGAGCACCCACAGGCCAAACTCTTATTGGTAACAATGAGGATGATGTTACAGAGACAACTAATGTGAAAGACATTGAAGGAGAAAACAACAGTGGCGCCGTAAGTCTTGTTAGCGAAAAG GTACTTGCAAAACAGCAAGGATCTTGGCGTGACCGAGCTCGCAAGTCATGA
- the LOC103873176 gene encoding uncharacterized protein LOC103873176 isoform X1, translating to MISDSITNASASAAPSARDMGKKKRTNRAAKLKQSKLGLRREQWLSQVAMINKGDKEETVPNRKTVVQRDLPVEKLNEQRGEGEAHHHESFIESLSNSPNSTLSGINSIPNFCSGSSSGSGGSCSGNITEEEDAADDDGCLDDWEAFADALAADDEKHEKKKENPPEEHVSVKQSASLRDSVSGSNVAVRDVKPSRKQKSNQAWRADDKLRPQGLPNLGKQRSFPVMNLHFSSAAVPSSCPICYEDLDLTDSNFLPCPCGFRLCLFCHKTICDGDGRCPGCRKPYEKNTIKVETSVQNGGLTIRLARSSSMFCRS from the exons ATGATTTCTGATTCGATCACCAACGCATCTGCTTCTGCAGCCCCAAGCGCGAGGGACATGGGGAAGAAGAAAAGG ACCAACAGGGCGGCCAAATTGAAACAGAGCAAGCTAGGTCTCCGCCGTGAGCAATGGCTTTCTCAAG TTGCGATGATCAACAAAGGGGATAAGGAGGAGACGGTTCCCAATCGGAAAACCGTTGTTCAGAGAGATCTTCCCGTTGAGAAGTTAAATGAGCAGCGTGGAGAAGGAGAAGCACATCATCACGAGAGCTTTATAGAGTCGCTTTCGAACAGCCCCAACAGTACCCTGAGTGGTATAAACTCAATCCCCAATTTCTGCAGCGGCAGTAGCAGTGGGAGTGGTGGCTCTTGCTCTGGTAATATAACAGAGGAAGAGGATGCTGCTGATGATGACGGTTGTTTGGATGACTGGGAGGCTTTTGCTGATGCTTTAGCAGCTGATGATGAAAAgcatgagaagaagaaggagaatcCTCCTGAAGAGCATGTGAGTGTCAAGCAATCAGCTTCTCTTAGGGATTCAGTCAGTGGATCTAATGTGGCTGTAAGGGATGTGAAGCCGTCAAGGAAGCAAAAGAGCAACCAGGCGTGGAGGGCAGACGATAAGCTCCGTCCCCAGGGTCTCCCTAATTTGGGAAAGCAGCGTAGCTTTCCGGTCATGAACTTGCATTTTAGTTCTGCGGCGGTGCCATCTTCATGCCCCATTTGCTACGAAGATCTGGACTTGACAGATTCTAATTTCTTGCCGTGCCCTTGTGGATTCCGGCTCTGTCTTTTCTGCCACAAGACGATCTGCGACGGAGATGGGCGTTGTCCAGGTTGCAGGAAGCCATATGAAAAGAACACAATCAAGGTTGAGACCAGTGTTCAAAATGGTGGTCTGACTATTCGGCTTGCTCGTTCCTCTAGCATGTTTTGCAGGTCATGA